GACAACTATTTCCGATACTTCGGAGTGCCGCAGGATCCCTTCGGCTGGCACTTCCAGGTGATCGCGGCGATGTCGCACGTCAGTCTCGCCGCGCCGTGGATGCGCCTGCCCGCGTTCCTGCTCGGCCTGCTGGGCTGGTGGCTGATCAGCCGCGAGGTGATCCCCCGACTCGGTCGCGCCGTGCGCAACAGCACCCCGGCGGTGTGGTCGGCCGCCTTCGTGTTCCTCGCGATCTGGTTGCCGTACAACAACGGTCTGCGCCCGGAACCCGCGGAGGCGGTCGGCGCGCTGTTGACCTGGTGCTGCGTGGAGCGCGCCATCGCGACCCGCCGCATGCTGCCGTACGCGGTCGCCGTGGTGGCCGCCGCCTTCACGCTGGCGCTCGCCCCGGGCGGTCTGATGGCCGTCGCCGCTCTGCTCGCCGGTGTCCGCCCGGTGGTCAAGACCCTGGTCACGCGGCGCAAGCGGGACGGGTTGCTGCCCATGCTCGCCCCGGTTCTCGCGGCCGGCACCGCCGTGCTGTACCAGATCTTCTACGACCAACCGCTGGCTGCACTGGTCGTCGGGAACAAGGTCGCGACCGATGTCGGCCCGACGCTGGAGTGGTGGCAGGAGCCGGTGCGCTACTACTACCTGATCCTGCCCACCGCCGACGGCACGCTCGCGCGACGGTTCGGCGTCCTGCTGATGATCCTGTGCCTGGTGGTCGTCCTGCTGCGACTGCTGCGCCGTGAACATCCGAACGGTGTTGCCCGCGCGCCGATCTGGCGCCTGATCGCGGTCACGCTGGGCACCATGTTCTTCATCGCGTTCACCCCGACCAAGTGGACGCACCACTTCGGCGTGTACGCCGGCATCGCGGCGGGACTGGCCGCGGCCGCCGGCGCGATGATGGCTCCGGCCATCCTGCGCTCTCGACGCAATCGGACCTTCTTCGCGGCAGCTGTTCTCGCGGTCACCGCCATCTCGTTCACCGGCACCAACGGTTGGTGGTTCGTCGGCAGTTTCGGCATCCCGTGGTGGGACCGACCGCCGTCGATCGCGGGGATCAAAGTCGGCTGGATGATCCTGGTGGTCGCGGTGATCACCGCACTCGTCGGCCTCTGGTTCCACTTCCGCGACGACTACGTGGACGCCGAGACCCGGACGCGTGGCGGATCGGGTTGGCCGTCGAAACTGAAATTCTCGCCGCTGCCGGTCATCTCGGGGCTCGTGGTGATCTTCATGGTGATGTCCTTCGCGAAGGGCGCGTACGAGCAGCGCGACAGCTGGTCGTGGCTGAAGTCGAACGCCCGTGCAATGACCGGCAACGAGTGCGCGCTCGCCAACGACGTTCTCGTGGAACCCGATCCGAACACCGGTCTGCTGACGCCGGCCGCCGTGAACGGCCGTCCGGCGCCCACCATCTCCGCTGCCCTGGCCGGCGAAGGTCCCCCGGACGGTTTCACCCCGAACGGCGTCCCGGACCGGCTGTCGGTCGATTCGACCGAGGAACAGGACACCGCGACGACGTCGGCGCAGAACACCGCGCAGACCGGCGCCGGGGCCGATGAGTCCACGCAGACCAGTGAGTCGGCGCAGGGCGGCACCGAGGGCGGGCAAGGCGCCCGCGGCGTCAACGGATCGACGGTCGGACTGCCGTTCGGCCTCAACCCGGCCAACACGCCGGTCCTGGGCAGTTACGGCTCGCCGAGCGGTACCGGATCGCTCACCACCGACTGGTATCAACTGCCGGAACGCAACGCCGATGCCCCGCTGCTGACCATGTCGGTCGCGGGTTCGGTGCAGGCCGTGGACGGTCTGGGGGTGCAGCATTCCGGACAGCAGGTTCGCGCACAGTTCGGTCGGACCGGCGCAGACGGGCGGGTCACCCCGGTCGGCGTGATGTCGCCGATCGACATCGGCGAGGTGCCCATCTGGCGCAACCTGCGCTACCCGCTGGCCGACGCCCCGCCGAACGCCGACGTCGTTCGGATCGAGGTCCGCGACACCGCCGGTGCACCATCGGAATGGGTGGCCATCACCCCGCCGCGCGTGACCGAGATGCGCACGCTCAACGACGTCGTCGGCACCACCGATCCCGTCTTCATCGACTGGCTACCCGGGTTCGTCTTCCCGTGCCAGCAGCCGATGGCGGTGCGCAACGGTGTCCTCGAGGTGCCGCAATGGCGCATCATGCCCGACGCCGAGGCGACCCGGAAGAACAGCCAGACCTGGATGTCGGGCAAGGCGGGCGGTCCGCTCGGCATCACCGAGGCGATGCTGACCCCGACCCTGCTGCCGACGTATCTCCGTAACAACTGGGGACGCGACTGGGGTGGCCTGCAGCGTTTCACCGAGATCGATCCGGCACCGCCGGCGGAGCTCGACACGGGGACGGCGCGTCGGTCCGGCCTCTACAACCCGGCGCCGATGCGATCGAGTGGTTACTGACCGGCAGGCTCCGCGACGATTCCGGTGTCCGGCGACCAGGGGGCGCGATAACCTGAGGTCAGGAACCCTCGGCGCTGAGGAGTGATCCGATGACCGTCATCGACCGCAATGACGCCGCCCCCGCGGGGCGCGAGCACGACGGTTTTCAGCACGCCCATGTGGCCGACGTTGCCCGCGCTCGGAGCCGCCGACGGGTACGCCGCACGGGCGACCTGGTGACCGGGCTGGGACCGACCATCGCCGGCGCCAACGTGATCATGCAGCTGGCGAACCCCAAGGTCGGCCACGGGGTGGTGGAGTCCCGGGTCGACTCCGGCAGTGCTGTCAAGCACCCGATCAAGCGAAGCCGCACCACCGGCACCTTCCTGGCAGTCGCTCTGCTCGGCGATGCGCGGGATCGCGCCTACGTCCACGACGAGCTCCAGCGGGTGCACGAACAGGTCTACTCGACCTCGACCAGCCCGGTGCGCTACAGCGCCAACGACTCCCGCCTTCAGCTGTGGGTCGCGGTGTGCCTGCTGAAGTACTTCATCGACCAGTACGAACTGCTGTACGGACCGCTCAGCGCGGACGAGCGCGAGAATGTCGTCGCCGACTCCCGCTGGCTCGGAACGAGTCTGAACGTGCGCGACGACCAATGGCCGTCGAGCTACCGTGAACTGCACGACTATTGGCAGGCACAACTCGATGACCTCACCATCGACCCGCCGGTACGTGAACTGCTCCAGCGACTCTCGGACCTGTCCTTCCTGTCCTACCGGATGGGGCCTGCGGGCACGGTCGCCCACAAGGTGCTGGGCCGGCCGATGAACTACCTCATCAAAGCGGGCCTCCCGCCGGAGTTCCGCGCCATGATGAACTGGCGATGGAGTACCGCGGACGAGTGGCACTACGAGCGGGCGCTCGCGATTGCCCGGATCGTCGACCCGGCCGTCGGCCGCGTCATGCGCGGGCTGTTGCAGGCGTACGTGTACGACATGCGTCTCCGACGCCGGTTGGGACTCAAGGTCTTCTGAGCCCTGGGTGTGACCGGACTCACACCGTCCAGCGAATCCCCATTCGCGCTGCTCGTCATATCTCGGAGCTGATCCACGCGCAATGATTTCGTTCTCAGCATCCCCCAAGGCAATTTGCAGCGATCCCATCTTGTAAGCTGCCGACGGACGAACGACGGTCACGCCCGACTACCACATGCGTTGTAACAGGTTGCGGCGCCGTCACTTTCAAGAGCGAATCCTGTGAGAGGGAATCAATGAGCAAGTTCAGCAAGCTCGGGCTGCGTCGCGTTGTCGGTGCCGGCGCGCTCGCCGCCGTCGCGGCGGTCGGCATGGCCGGCATCGGGGCGGGAGGCGCAGCGGCAGCTCCGTTGCCCAACGGCTACAAGAACGCGGCGGGTGTCGATGGCGAGTCCATTCAGACCTGGCGTACCGGTGAGTCGGCGCTGCCGGCTCCGTCGGTGGCCAACAACGGTGCGGGTCGCGCCGCGGTTGTCTCGGGTACCTACCGGGCCAAGGCCAGTGCGGGTGTGAACGGCAACATCGCGGTCAAGGTGCTCATCGGTTGCCAGGTGGACATCACCGGCCTCGAGGGCGGCCTGTCGGGCAGCATCACGCAGGCGCTGAGCCCGTCGCTGTCGGGTTCGCTGACCATTCCGCTTACCCCGGGTCAGGTCGCGGTCGTGGATGTGACCGACAAGGACATCAAGGAGGGTGGTGTCGCGGCGATCCAGCTCGATCAGTTCGGGATCAACGTGGAGAGCTGCGGCGGGTATGCCTCGGCGCGCACCATCGTCAAGACTGTCGGCGCCAAGGGTTACAACACCGATGACGGCACCGTCAACGGTGAAGGCACCTACATCCAGTCGACCCTGTACGGCAAGCCCTTCAGCCTCAACTGAGCGGCGAGCAGACAATTCAGCACAACTCTGATTTATCTGCCCCGAGCAGATTGATATTCCACGAAGGGGAATCATGAAGAAGATCAACACTCGCGTGGCCGCAGGCTTCGGCCTCGCCGGTGCCGCGGTGATGGGCCTGACCAGCCTGGGTGCCGGTGGCGCCGCGGCCGGTCCGCTGCCCGGCGGGTACGTGACCAAGACCCTGGTCGACGGCACCCCGGTCACCGTCCGCCTGTTCGACGAGTCGGTGAACGTGCAGAGGGCTGTCACCAATGTCGCGACCAGCCGTGAGGTCTGGCTGTCGGGCAAGGTGAAGGTCACCGTCGGCGGCAAGGCCACGGGCGGGACCATCGCCGGTGGCTACCTGGTCGGTTGCCAAGTCGACTTCGGCGCAGGCGCCAAGGGCGGCGCGGGCGTGGAGGTCGCCCCGGGCGGAAGCGGCGGCGCCACGGTCACCCCGGGTGGAAATGCGGGCGGCGGCTTCACCCTCGGGCCCGGTAAGTCGTCCTACGTGCCCGTCATCAACACCACCTCTGGTGACAGCACGGCCTACAAGAAGTACACCGTCAACGGGTACACCTTCAAGGGCGCCAACGGTGGCGTGGCCTACAGCCAGGAGAAGTTCGGTCTCGACGGCTGCGCAGGCTACGCCTCGGCCAAGGCCAAGATCCGCGTGTCGGTCAACACCGACGCGGTGAAGGGTGTCATCACCCTGTACGGCAAGCCGTTCAGCCTCGGCTGAGTTCGGAGTGTGTGCGCCCCTGATCTTCTCGTGAACGCGGGAAGGCCAGGGGCGTCATGCTTTTCCGGATCGATCATTCACCTCGTGCCGCCGCGCAGATGACCGGACGTGTCACCGGTGAAGTCGAGCAGGCCGTAGTCGCGTGAGGTGAATGCCCAACCGTCGCCGGTGCGGCGCATGGTGTCGTGATGGCGTCCGACGGCGATCACCTCGATTCGTCCGTCGCGCGGTTGAAGCACGGTGTAGCAGGATCGAATCCGTGCACTGTCGGCGTCGGCGAACTCGATGATCGGATTCGAGATCAGGTGTCGCGTCCTGGGCGTGCCGTCGTCGTACAGGATGACCATCGCCCGCAGCATCCCCTCCACGAAGTCGGCACCATGCCCGACCACGTCATCACCGACGACGATGTCGGCGTCGGCGAACAACGCTCCGACAGCGCCGAAGTCACCGGCATCCACCAGTTCGGCATAGCGGTAGAGCGTGCGGTGGATGGCGTCGGTGTCGGCCGGCGGGTGATCATTCATGCGCCCAGTGTCGATGACCGGTAGCGGTAAGGCAACGTTTCCCTTGCTTGCGCGAATACCTCTGCCGCAGTTGAGTTGACGCATGTCGATCGAACACGAACACCAGCATTCCGGTGAGCCGCACCGGGGATCGTTGGCCAATCGGCTCAATTGGCTTCGCGCCGGCGTTCTCGGCGCCAACGACGGAATCGTGTCGACAGCGGGCATCGTGGTGGGCGTGGCGGCGGCGACGGTCGATCGCGGGCCCATCTTCACCGCGGGCATCGCCGGTCTGGCCGCCGGTGCGGTCTCGATGGCATTGGGTGAGTACGTCTCGGTCAGCACCCAACGCGACACCGAGCAGACGCTGCTGGCAAAGGAGAGGCGTGAGCTTCGAGAACAGCCGGAGGCCGAGTTCGAGGAGCTCGTGGGCCTGTACGAGGACAAGGGTCTGACTCATGAGACCGCGTGCCGGGTCGCGCGCGAACTCACGGACCACGACCCCTTCGAGGCCCATGCGGAGGCGGAACTCGGCATCGATCCGGATCAACTCACCAATCCCTGGCAGGCCGCGGCGTCCTCGGCGGTGTCGTTCACGGTGGGCGCCCTGCTGCCGTTGGCCGCGATCCTCATCCCTCCCGCGGGATGGCGGATACCGGTCGCCTTTGTCGCGGTCCTGGTTGCCCTCGCCCTGACCGGCGCCACCGGTGCCGCTCTCGGCGGCTCCCGGCCGTGGCGCCCGATGCTCCGGGTCGTCGTCGGAGGAGCCGTCGCCATGATCGTCACCTTCCTCATCGGCCGACTCGTGGGGCACACGGTGGTGTGATCGGCCGCGTCCGGGGAGTAGTCCACAGGCGGGCAGACCGGAGGCCGGAATTGTCGGACTTTACCGGTATCCTGGAGACGCCGTGTGACGTGTTCTAGCGTCGAAACCCGTTGGTGGACAACATTTTTCCTTGACACGAACGTGTGTTCGAGTACTCTGGTCGGCATGGGGGAACTCAGCACGATCATTGCTCGCACGCGTGAGGTCACCGTCGCCGATACGGCGTCGGGGCGGCAGGTGTTCGACGCCACCACGGCGTTGATGGAACTACGCAACATCGTCGACCACCAGTTGGCGGTACACGCCGCCGCCCTGGACCGGCTCGGGGTGGCACGCCGATCCGGTGGCACGACGCGGAACCTGTTGATGCAGATGGGTGCCGCACCCGCTGTCGCCTCACGGTGGCTGCGCATCGGGGCGGCGATGAGCATGCTGCAGCGGTTACCCGGGTATGCCGGAGACGGTGTGTTCTCCGGAGAGCATGTGGCTGCGATGGTGGCCGGCCTGGCGCACATCGACCGTCGCGCCGCCGACGGACTGTGTGACGAGGAACGCCTCGAGCACGAACGAGCGCTGATCGCCCACGCCCTGTCCGGTGCCACACCCCGCGAGATCGAGAAGGTGGCGCGTGGACTCGGCAATCAGGTCGCCGCCGACACCGGTGGACCACCGGCCGGGGAAGACCGGCGGATCAACGAGTTCAGTGTCGAACCCACCACCGACGGACGCGTGACGGTGCAAGGTGACCTGGATGTGGTGATCGGCGAGAAACTGACCGCCGCGATCGACTCACTCACCACAGCGCGTCCCGAACCCGACGGCTCCCCCGACGCGCGCAGCAGAGGTGCCCAACGGGCCGATGCGCTCGAACAGATCCTCGACGCCGCCGCGGGCAGCAACATCCCGTTCATGACCGCCCCGAAAACCCATATCAACCTGACCATCCCCGTCGACACCCCCGACCTGGCATCCCTGCAATGGTTGGGGCCGATATCGCAGGCCACCGCACGAATGTTGGCGTGCGATGCCGCGATCACCGAGATCATCATCGACGGCCACCGGGCACCCCTGGACATGGGCTACGAACAACGCCTGTTCACCCCACACCAACGCAAAGCGATCATCACCCGCGACCAATGCTGCATCAAATGCGGTGCCCCCGCCTCCTGGGGACACGTGCACCACATGATCTTCTGGAGCGACGGCGGCCCCACCGACCTCGACAACGGCTGTCTGCTGTGCCCGTCGTGTCACGCCCACGTCCACGCGCACGGTTGGGACATCGTCCTCGGCCTCGACCGCCACCCCTGGCTCATCCCACCCACCGACATCGACCCACACAGGACACCACAACCCGCCTACAACCGACGCACCCCGCACCTCGACACCATCGCCGCCTGAGGCCTCGACACACCTCCTCACTCCGTTCGTCGGCACTCGACCAGCGGCCACAGCTAGACACGTTCGTCGGCTACTCGACCAACAGACCAGACCATCGAACAGCGTTACAGCGCAGCACATTTCACGACGCACATTCACCACGCACCCGACCACCAGCCGGGACCGCGCACGACCCTTGACAACTCCACAGTGTGGGCCCTTCCGTGGGCTCGTTATCGTCTCGTGACCCCTGTCTCGGTTGGATTGCCATCGTCGGGAGACCGGCGATGGCTCATCGAACGCGACCTACCGTCGGAGACATGACCTCATTCACCGCACCGGGCTTGTCCATCGAATCCGCAACCACCGTGTCCACCACCTTGCAAGAACGACTCAGCGCCCTCAACGATCTGCACCTGACACTCAAGCACATTCATTGGAATGTGGTGGGCGCCAACTTCATCGGCGTCCACGAGATGATCGATCCGCAGGTGGAGCTGGTCCGTGGGTATGCGGACACGCTGGCCGAGCGGATCGCGACGCTGGGGTCGGCGCCTCGCGGCACGGCCAAGGCCATCGAGGACGACCGCTCATGGAGTGACTACTCGCTCGGCCGGGACAGCGTGGCAGCGCACCTCGGCGCGCTCGACCTCGTCTACGACGGCTTCGTCAGCTCGCACCGGGACGCGATCGCAAAGATCGGCGAGCTCGACCCGATCACCGAGGACATCCTCATCGGCCAGACGGCGGAGCTCGAGAAGTTCCAGTGGTTCGTCCGAGCACACCTGGAGAGCAACTCGGGCCGGCTACCCACCTCCGGCGAGTCCAGTGAGGCAGGCGCCGCCGAGGCGGCCCGCAACGGCGGCTGATCGGTCGGGTGGCACCCGTCGCCACGTTTGTTATTCTGGCCGCAGGCTGCATGTTTGCCTTGTCCAGGATGTGAAGCAACCCGCGTCCGCTCAGTTCGATCAGAGCGACCTTCCGCTCTGGCGGGAGGCGCCGAGATGGCCACGGTTCGACCATGACGCCCGATTCCGGGCGACCTCCGGCAACCGAGAGCGGGTTCACCCTGTTCGAGGATCTGGAGCTCCACATGCAGTTCGCGCCGGTCTGTCGGCTCAGCGATGGGTCCATCGCCGCCGTCGAACTGCAGCTCAAAGGTTCGAGTGGCACCCGCCTCGGCACCGCCGATGCCCTGCGTCGCGCCGCGCGGCTCATGGAGCAACATCACGTCGTCGATGTCCGGCGCCGGCAGTTCGCCCGATCGGCGCGTGCGCAATCGGTGGCCAAGATCCTTCCTCTGCTGGTCGGCATGGACCTCGACCTCTTCGACGAACTCGAGGACGCGACCGTGGACGCCCTCGAACGGCAGATCCTGGTGGTCCTGCCGAGCGCGGTCACCAGCAGTCCGCAGCGCACCCTTGCACGGGTCGCCAGAGCACGGGCCGCCGGCAAGATCATCTGCGTCGACGGCCTGACGCGCAGCGAACATGCGGCGACCCTGTTGTCGCTGATCGAACCGGACATCATCGTGACCGGTGCGGAGTTGCTGCAGCAGAACGCAACTCAGGAGTCTGCCCGCTTGGCGCACATCCTTGCCGCGCACACCGAACGCAGCCAGGCGGTGGTGATCGCCGAGGGTGTCGACGACGAGGCACGACGGATCACCGCGATGACCATGGGAGCGTCGTTCGGTATCGGCGCCCTGTATCCGGCAGTGGAGAACCCGGCGTCGCTGCCCACCGCGACCGTCGTACCGTTGCCCGACATGCCCGTCTGGTCCACGCCGGGACCGGATCAGGCGACACCGTATGCCATCGCGACCGTGTCGATCACTCCCCGCCGCGGCGACAAGCGGCTGCTGATCGAGATGAGCAAAGCCCTGGAACACCAGGCCGCGATCGGCGGTGCCGCCGTCGTGCTCGGCACGTTTCAGCACGCCAAGCACTTCACGCAGCACACCGCAGATCGCTGGCGGGCGATGTCGGAGAACACCGGCCTCGCCGGCGTGTACGGGGTCGGCCTCGCCGACGTTCGCGACGGCAACGTGCACCGCGCCCCGCTCCGGCCCGACGACGATCTCGTCGAGGAGTGGAACGTCGCGGTGCTCGGCCCGCACTTCGCCGCTCTGCTGTCGGCGCGCGACCAGCACAGCGGCGGAGACGATCTCGACCGTACCTTCGATTTCGTGCAGAGTTACGACCGCGTGACCGTCACCCAGGCCGTGCATTCGATCCTCATGCGGTTCGGCTGACGGTCTCGGGTCTCAAGCCGCACTCGCAGTCGCGTGACCAGATCTGGAGCCGCGCGTGGCCTGATCCGAAACTGCCGGGTAGCCTGATCCGGATAAGCGCCCCGGAGATACGCCCCCTGTAGAGGGGGCGCCGACATTGTGTCGACGGCCGCGCTGCGTGGGGTGCATTTCCGGGGCGCTTATCCGGGCGGGACGCTTATCCGGGGCCCTTATCCGGACGTGGCGGTCCGCCGACGGCTAGATGGGCATCAGGAAGTGCTTGCGCGGCGTCCGCAACGTCTGCTTGTCACGCAACTGCGCCAACGCTTTCCGAAGCTGCAACCGGGTCTCCGACGGCTCGATGACCGCGTCGATGTAGCCACGCTCGGCCGCCAGATACGGCGTCGCCATCATCGTGTTGTAGAACCCGATGAAGTCGCGACGCACCTTGTCCGCCTCGGCGGCCGACATGCCCTCGGTCTGCCGGCGCGTCAGCACCGCGGCAGCCGACTCGGCACCCATCACGGCGATCTTCGCCGTCGGCCAGGCGAAGTTGATGTCGGCGCCGAGCTGTTTGCAGCCCATCACCGCGTACGCGCCGCCATAGGCCTTGCGCAGCACCACCGTCACCTTCGGGACGTCGGCCTCGACGTACGCGAACAGGAAACGGCCGGATCGACGGATCGTCCCCTTCTGTTCCTCGACGAGCCCCGGCAGGATGCCCGGCGTGTCCACCAGGAACACCAACGGGATGCCGAAAGCGTTGCAGGTCCGGACGAATCGCGTCGCTTTCTCCGACGAATCGGTGTCCAGCACACCCGACATCACGTTCGGCTGATTGGCGACGACACCGACGGCACGACCGTCGACGCGTGCGTAGCCGGTCAGGATGTTCGGCGCGAACAGTTCGGCGACCTCGTGGAAGGCGCCGTCGTCGAACAGCTTGATGATGATGTCGTGCATATCGTAGCCGGCGTTGTCGTTGTCCGGCATGAACTCGTCGAGCGAGAGATCCGATTCGGTGATCTCCGGTTCGAGACCGGGGTTGACGATCGGCGGCTGCTCGTACGCGCTCGACGGCATGTACTGCAGGTACTCCCGAACCCAGTCGAACGCCGACTTCTCGTCGGGGGCGACGTGGTGGATGTTGCCCCACCGTGCCTGGTTGTGCGCGCTGCCGAGGTCCTCGGCGGAGATGTCCTCACCGTTGACCTGCTTGAGCACATCCGGACCGGTGACGAACATGTAACTCTTGTCCTCGACGGCGACCAGGATGTCGGTGTTCGCCGGGGTGTACACCGCACCGCCGGCGCACTTGCCGAGGATGACCGAGACCTGCGGCGCCAGACCGGACAACAGGTCGTTGCGACGACCCATCTCGGCGTACCAGGCCAGGGACGTGACCGCGTCCTGGATGCGCGCACCCGCCGAGTCGTTGATGCCGACCATCGGGCAACCGATCTTGCCGGCCCACTCCATCAGCGCGGAGACCTTGCGGCCGAACATCTCTCCGACGGTTCCGCCGAAGACGGTCTGGTCGTGCGAGAACGCCGCGACCGGCCGCCCGTGCACCATCCCGTGGCCGGTGACGACGCCGTCGCCGTACCCCGAATGTGCCGCACCCGGCATCTTGGCGAGTGCGCCGATCTCCACGAACGTGCCCGGATCGAAGAGCATGGTCAGCCGCTCCCGAGGCGAGCAGATACCCTTCGCCTCGCGCTTGGCGATCGCCTTCTCACCACCCGGTTCCTGTGCGGCAGCGAGCTTCTCGCGCAGGTCGGCCAGCTTTCCGGCGGTGGTGTCAGTCACGATGCTCACTTTCCTTGCTTGCCGACCTCACCGGGACTCTCCGACATCCTTCAGTCGCTTGGTGAGATCCGCGCCGACCTTCCCGATGTAGGGCTCGTCGACGATGGACAGATGGTCGCCGCCGATGTGGATGATCTCCAGATCGTCCACCACCTCACCCCAGCGGCCGTCCTCGTCGATCTTCGCCCACTGGGGTTCGAGTTCGATTGCGCCGTCGTGCATCTTGTCGGCACGGTAGAGGATCACCTTGCCGTCGTATGCGGTCGGCTCGATGTTCGTCAGGGCACGGTTGTCGAGGAACGAGGTGCGCTGGTGCTCGATGATGCCGCCGGGGATCTTGGTGCCCGACATCGACATCATCTCCATGATGATCTGGAACTGACCCTCGTCGTCGGCCTCCACGAGCCGATCCATCGGGATCGGGACGTCGGCGTCAAGGTCGTAGGTCTTGACCGCGAAGTCCCGCCACCGCTCGAGGCGCGCCCGCTTGGTGTCCGGCGTCTCGACGACCGGCTCTGACGGCCGGACCACGTCGATGAGGCCGACAAACGCGACCTGCTCACCCTCGTCACGCAGCACCTGTGCGCAGCCGTAGGCGAGCGCACCACCGAGCGACCACCCGATCAGCACGTACGGGCCATGCGGCTGGACCTCCCGCAGACGCGGCATGTACTGCCGCACACGCTCTTCGATCGAGCCCTCGACGCGGTCGAAACCGATGACCGGCCGGTCCTCGGGGAGCCGCTTGAGCAGCGCCTCGTATGCGGACGTGTTGCCACCGGCCGGATGGAAGAGCAACGCCGGGACCGGATCGCCGGCCGCGGGGTCGTAACTCTTCTTCCCGCTGGGCACGAGCCGCAGGTAGCGGAGGAAACCGTCGGTGTCCGCACCGGCGTCGAGATACTGGCGGACGTAGTCCGACATCTCCTCGATGGTCTCCGAGTCAAGGATGTCCTCGACGTCGATGTCGCCACCGGTCCGTTCGTTCAGCCGATCCGTGAGTTGTTGCGCCACATCGTCGGTGAGCACGGGGAGCTTGTTGAAGATGCCGCCCGCGGACTTCTTGGTGACCACCGCGTACACGCCGAACGTCAGCCGCTCCGCGGCGTCGCGCGGGGGGACATCGGAGCCGGTGGCATCGGCCACCGCCTGCTGCGAGCTGAGATCGGTGGCGGCAGCGGCCGGGGCGGAGGTCTCGGCGGCATCGACAGATTCCGCGGAGGGAGCCGCCGACTCTGCCGGCTCCGCCGTGTCCGCGGCGGGTTCCGGACTGTTGCCGATGGGTTCCGGCGTGCTCTCGGTGGAATCCTGGTTGCTGTCCGCGGGTTTCTGGGTGCTCTCGGCGTCGATCAGAGCGTTGAGCGCCGCCGTGTCGATGTCCCCCTGTCCGGCAGCACCTTCGGCGAGTTGCGCAACCTCGTCGCGGTGCTCGACGGCGTAGGTGACGAACTTGACGACGTCGGCGAGATTCGCCTGACGCATCGCCTGCAGCTGGAGTTGCGGGATGTCGAACTCGAACTCGACGCGGTTCTTGATGCGTACGGCCATCAGCGAGTCGAGGCCCAGCTCGATGAGCGGGATCTCCCGCGGCAGGTCCTCCGGGTCGTAACCCATCGACTCACCGACGATGGTCGCGAGCCGATCCTCAA
This sequence is a window from Gordonia insulae. Protein-coding genes within it:
- a CDS encoding HNH endonuclease; the encoded protein is MGELSTIIARTREVTVADTASGRQVFDATTALMELRNIVDHQLAVHAAALDRLGVARRSGGTTRNLLMQMGAAPAVASRWLRIGAAMSMLQRLPGYAGDGVFSGEHVAAMVAGLAHIDRRAADGLCDEERLEHERALIAHALSGATPREIEKVARGLGNQVAADTGGPPAGEDRRINEFSVEPTTDGRVTVQGDLDVVIGEKLTAAIDSLTTARPEPDGSPDARSRGAQRADALEQILDAAAGSNIPFMTAPKTHINLTIPVDTPDLASLQWLGPISQATARMLACDAAITEIIIDGHRAPLDMGYEQRLFTPHQRKAIITRDQCCIKCGAPASWGHVHHMIFWSDGGPTDLDNGCLLCPSCHAHVHAHGWDIVLGLDRHPWLIPPTDIDPHRTPQPAYNRRTPHLDTIAA
- a CDS encoding Dps family protein, whose amino-acid sequence is MTSFTAPGLSIESATTVSTTLQERLSALNDLHLTLKHIHWNVVGANFIGVHEMIDPQVELVRGYADTLAERIATLGSAPRGTAKAIEDDRSWSDYSLGRDSVAAHLGALDLVYDGFVSSHRDAIAKIGELDPITEDILIGQTAELEKFQWFVRAHLESNSGRLPTSGESSEAGAAEAARNGG
- a CDS encoding DICT sensory domain-containing protein; this encodes MTPDSGRPPATESGFTLFEDLELHMQFAPVCRLSDGSIAAVELQLKGSSGTRLGTADALRRAARLMEQHHVVDVRRRQFARSARAQSVAKILPLLVGMDLDLFDELEDATVDALERQILVVLPSAVTSSPQRTLARVARARAAGKIICVDGLTRSEHAATLLSLIEPDIIVTGAELLQQNATQESARLAHILAAHTERSQAVVIAEGVDDEARRITAMTMGASFGIGALYPAVENPASLPTATVVPLPDMPVWSTPGPDQATPYAIATVSITPRRGDKRLLIEMSKALEHQAAIGGAAVVLGTFQHAKHFTQHTADRWRAMSENTGLAGVYGVGLADVRDGNVHRAPLRPDDDLVEEWNVAVLGPHFAALLSARDQHSGGDDLDRTFDFVQSYDRVTVTQAVHSILMRFG
- a CDS encoding acyl-CoA carboxylase subunit beta, with the protein product MTDTTAGKLADLREKLAAAQEPGGEKAIAKREAKGICSPRERLTMLFDPGTFVEIGALAKMPGAAHSGYGDGVVTGHGMVHGRPVAAFSHDQTVFGGTVGEMFGRKVSALMEWAGKIGCPMVGINDSAGARIQDAVTSLAWYAEMGRRNDLLSGLAPQVSVILGKCAGGAVYTPANTDILVAVEDKSYMFVTGPDVLKQVNGEDISAEDLGSAHNQARWGNIHHVAPDEKSAFDWVREYLQYMPSSAYEQPPIVNPGLEPEITESDLSLDEFMPDNDNAGYDMHDIIIKLFDDGAFHEVAELFAPNILTGYARVDGRAVGVVANQPNVMSGVLDTDSSEKATRFVRTCNAFGIPLVFLVDTPGILPGLVEEQKGTIRRSGRFLFAYVEADVPKVTVVLRKAYGGAYAVMGCKQLGADINFAWPTAKIAVMGAESAAAVLTRRQTEGMSAAEADKVRRDFIGFYNTMMATPYLAAERGYIDAVIEPSETRLQLRKALAQLRDKQTLRTPRKHFLMPI